From one Streptomyces mobaraensis genomic stretch:
- a CDS encoding acyl-CoA dehydrogenase family protein: MTDHGPQPVERQLPTEESKDLLALVRDLVRREIAPRAAAEEEAGHFPRDLFRLLSSSGLLGLPYPEEFGGGGQPYEVYLQVLEELAAARLTVGLGVSVHSLACHSLAGFGGKEQQAEHLPAMLGGGLLGAYCLSEPQSGSDAASLRTRAVRDGDDWVLTGTKAWITHGGIADFYTVLARTGGEGAHGVTAFLVPGDAPGLTPAAPERKMGMKGSPTAQLHFDGVRVPDARRIGEEGQGFAIALSALDSGRLGIAACAVGVAQAALDEALAFVTERRQFGRPLADFQGLRFLLADMATQIEAGRALYLAAARLRDQGLPFSQQAAMAKLFCTDAAMRVTTDAVQLMGGYGYTADFPAERYMREAKVLQIVEGTNQIQRMVIARHLAGPESR; encoded by the coding sequence CACGGCCCGCAGCCGGTGGAGCGCCAGCTGCCCACTGAGGAATCCAAGGACCTGCTCGCGCTGGTGCGCGACCTGGTGCGGCGGGAGATCGCCCCGCGGGCGGCGGCCGAGGAGGAGGCGGGGCACTTCCCCCGGGACCTCTTCCGGCTGCTGTCCTCGTCCGGACTGCTCGGACTGCCGTATCCGGAGGAGTTCGGGGGCGGCGGCCAGCCGTACGAGGTCTACCTCCAGGTGCTGGAGGAACTCGCCGCCGCGCGGCTGACGGTGGGCCTCGGGGTCAGCGTCCACTCCCTCGCCTGCCACAGCCTCGCCGGATTCGGCGGCAAGGAGCAGCAGGCGGAGCACCTGCCCGCGATGCTCGGCGGCGGACTCCTCGGCGCGTACTGCCTCTCCGAGCCGCAGTCCGGCTCCGACGCCGCCTCCCTGCGCACCCGCGCCGTCCGCGACGGCGACGACTGGGTCCTCACCGGCACCAAGGCGTGGATCACCCACGGCGGGATCGCCGACTTCTACACCGTCCTGGCCCGGACGGGCGGCGAGGGCGCGCACGGCGTCACCGCGTTCCTGGTGCCCGGCGACGCTCCCGGACTGACGCCCGCCGCGCCCGAGCGCAAGATGGGCATGAAGGGGTCGCCGACCGCGCAACTGCACTTCGACGGCGTACGCGTCCCGGACGCGCGCCGCATCGGCGAGGAGGGCCAGGGCTTCGCCATCGCCCTGTCGGCCCTCGACTCCGGCCGGCTCGGCATCGCCGCCTGCGCCGTCGGCGTCGCCCAGGCGGCCCTGGACGAGGCGCTGGCCTTCGTCACCGAACGGCGGCAGTTCGGCCGTCCCCTCGCGGACTTCCAGGGGCTGCGCTTCCTGCTGGCCGACATGGCCACGCAGATCGAGGCCGGCCGGGCTCTCTACCTCGCCGCCGCCCGGCTGCGCGACCAGGGGCTGCCGTTCTCCCAGCAGGCGGCCATGGCCAAGCTCTTCTGCACCGACGCGGCGATGCGGGTCACCACCGACGCCGTCCAGCTCATGGGCGGGTACGGCTACACGGCCGACTTCCCCGCGGAGCGGTACATGCGCGAGGCGAAGGTCCTCCAGATCGTGGAGGGCACCAACCAGATCCAGCGGATGGTGATCGCCCGTCATCTGGCCGGGCCGGAGTCGCGGTAA
- a CDS encoding Lrp/AsnC family transcriptional regulator, with protein sequence MEELDKEIVELLVKDGRMSYTDLGKATGLSTSAVHQRVRRLEQRGVIRGYAAVVDPEAVGLPLTAFISVKPFDPSAPDDIADRLAEIPEIEACHSVAGDENYILKVRVATPLELEHLLARIRSLAGVSTRTTIVLSTPYEARPPRVG encoded by the coding sequence GTGGAGGAGCTGGACAAAGAGATCGTGGAACTGCTCGTCAAGGACGGGCGGATGAGCTACACCGACCTGGGCAAGGCCACCGGCCTGTCCACCTCGGCGGTGCACCAGCGGGTGCGCCGGCTCGAACAGCGCGGGGTCATCCGCGGCTACGCGGCGGTGGTCGACCCGGAGGCGGTGGGGCTGCCGCTGACCGCCTTCATCTCGGTGAAGCCGTTCGACCCGAGCGCCCCGGACGACATCGCGGACCGGCTGGCGGAGATCCCCGAGATCGAGGCGTGCCACAGTGTCGCGGGCGACGAGAACTACATCCTGAAGGTGCGGGTGGCGACGCCGCTGGAGCTTGAGCATCTGCTGGCGCGTATCCGGTCGTTGGCGGGGGTGTCCACGCGGACGACGATCGTCCTCTCGACGCCGTACGAGGCGCGGCCGCCGCGGGTGGGGTGA
- a CDS encoding amidohydrolase, whose amino-acid sequence MSERPRTTLLRNGDVHSPADPFATAMVVEGGHIAWVGSEGAADSFADGVDEVIDLQGSLVTPAFTDAHVHTTATGLALTGLDLSGAATLGEALERVRAYAAAWPGDRILLGHGWDAARWPEGRPPSRAELDAATGGRPLYLTRVDVHSAVVTTALLDLVPNARDLRGFTPDGPLTDDAHHAVRATAHAAVTPAQRTEAQRAALARAVSLGIGSVHECAGPMISGEDDLTGLLRLATEEPGPRVVGYWAEAFTSANQLAKVRELGAHGAAGDLFVDGSLGSHTACLHEPYADGQGTGTAHLDADTVAAHVAACTEAGVQAGFHAIGDAALTAVVTGVRAAAEKVGLDRVRAARHRVEHAEMLTPEHIGAFAEFALTASVQPAFDAAWGGDEGMYAARLGRERARTLNPYAAMLRAGVPLALGSDSPVTPLDPWGTIRAAAFHHTPEHRISVRAAFTAHTRGGWRAIGRDDAGVLVPGAPADYAVWEAGDLVVQVPDARVANWSTDPRSGTPGLPELVPGGQLPRCVRTVVAGRTVYTA is encoded by the coding sequence ATGAGCGAGCGCCCCCGTACCACCCTCCTCCGCAACGGCGACGTGCACAGCCCCGCCGACCCCTTCGCCACCGCCATGGTCGTCGAAGGCGGCCACATCGCCTGGGTCGGCTCGGAAGGGGCCGCCGACTCCTTCGCCGACGGCGTCGACGAGGTGATCGACCTCCAGGGCTCCCTCGTCACCCCTGCGTTCACAGACGCACATGTGCACACCACCGCCACGGGCCTCGCGCTGACCGGGCTCGACCTCTCCGGCGCGGCCACGCTCGGGGAGGCGCTGGAGCGGGTGCGGGCGTACGCCGCCGCCTGGCCCGGCGACCGGATCCTGTTGGGGCACGGCTGGGACGCCGCCCGCTGGCCCGAGGGCCGGCCGCCGTCCCGGGCGGAGCTCGACGCCGCCACCGGCGGCCGGCCGCTGTACCTCACCCGGGTCGACGTGCACTCGGCGGTGGTCACCACCGCCCTCCTCGACCTCGTCCCCAACGCCCGTGACCTGCGCGGATTCACGCCCGACGGGCCCCTGACGGACGACGCCCACCACGCCGTCCGGGCCACCGCGCACGCCGCCGTCACCCCCGCCCAGCGCACCGAGGCGCAGCGCGCCGCGCTCGCGCGCGCGGTCTCGCTGGGCATCGGCTCGGTGCACGAGTGCGCCGGGCCGATGATCTCCGGCGAGGACGACCTCACCGGGCTGCTGCGCCTCGCCACCGAGGAGCCGGGTCCCCGGGTCGTCGGCTACTGGGCCGAGGCGTTCACCTCCGCGAACCAGCTGGCGAAGGTCAGGGAGCTGGGCGCGCACGGCGCGGCCGGTGACCTCTTCGTGGACGGTTCCCTCGGCTCCCACACGGCCTGCCTGCACGAGCCGTACGCGGACGGTCAAGGCACCGGCACCGCGCACCTCGACGCCGACACCGTCGCCGCGCACGTCGCCGCCTGCACCGAGGCCGGCGTCCAGGCCGGTTTCCACGCCATCGGCGACGCCGCGCTCACCGCCGTCGTCACCGGCGTCCGGGCGGCGGCCGAGAAGGTCGGCCTCGACCGTGTCCGGGCCGCCCGGCACCGGGTCGAGCACGCCGAGATGCTGACGCCCGAGCACATCGGCGCGTTCGCGGAGTTCGCGCTCACGGCCTCCGTGCAGCCGGCCTTCGACGCCGCCTGGGGCGGTGACGAGGGCATGTACGCCGCGCGGCTGGGCCGGGAGCGGGCCCGCACCCTCAACCCGTACGCGGCGATGCTGCGTGCCGGCGTCCCGCTGGCGCTCGGCTCGGACAGCCCCGTCACGCCGCTCGACCCCTGGGGCACGATCCGGGCCGCCGCCTTCCACCACACTCCCGAGCACCGGATCTCGGTCCGTGCGGCCTTCACCGCGCACACCCGTGGCGGCTGGCGGGCCATCGGCCGGGACGACGCGGGGGTGCTGGTGCCGGGGGCGCCCGCCGACTACGCGGTGTGGGAGGCCGGCGACCTGGTGGTGCAGGTGCCGGACGCCCGGGTCGCCAACTGGTCGACCGATCCCCGCTCGGGCACCCCGGGCCTGCCGGAGCTGGTCCCCGGCGGCCAACTGCCCCGCTGCGTCCGCACGGTGGTGGCCGGACGGACCGTGTACACCGCCTGA
- the lnt gene encoding apolipoprotein N-acyltransferase: MNELQEGATVPSGSDTTAETAGDPAASRPDAGPAPAAPRPGRRARLAALARREAARTGLAAATGVGLAFAFPPYDVWPLSVLGVAALVLMTHGRTARQGAWTGFVLALPFFVLLLRWLDVVGYDAVVGLSVAEALFVAALGAGLARTSRLRGWPVWGACLWVAEEWARDRVPFGGFPWGRLAFANTHSPFTPLAALGGAPLVSFAVALAGGLLAFAGLTVWRRRGTGGPLAVKALLPAVEATALAGAVILAGYAVPVPTKADDTVNIAVVQGDVQKPGMDFLGRPMLILNNHVNATLRLAKDVKEGRAKKPDLVIWPENSSDLDPFRVKEAYDRIDLAVKTIGVPVLVGALVDHPTKPGYVFNQGIVWDPKSGPGASYTKQHPVPFGEYVPFREQLSKVITRLQRVPRDFYPGDHTGVMNVGPARLGDVICFEIAYDEIVRKTVNAGARALVVQTNNATFGHSDQPEQQLAMSRLRAVEHGRAVVTAATSGISAVVGPDGSVLRRAPEFTREVITTSIPLRDGKTLADRAGAAPEWTLAMVGLLSWAAALLIGRRGRVVESPDKSDKKGQQ; the protein is encoded by the coding sequence TTGAACGAGCTGCAGGAAGGCGCGACCGTGCCCTCGGGTTCCGACACCACCGCCGAGACCGCCGGCGACCCGGCCGCGAGCCGCCCGGACGCCGGTCCGGCGCCCGCCGCGCCCCGCCCCGGCCGGCGCGCCCGGCTGGCCGCGCTGGCCCGCCGCGAGGCCGCCCGCACCGGCCTGGCCGCCGCGACCGGCGTCGGGCTGGCCTTCGCCTTCCCGCCGTACGACGTGTGGCCGCTGTCCGTCCTCGGGGTCGCCGCGCTGGTCCTGATGACCCACGGCCGGACCGCCCGCCAGGGCGCGTGGACGGGCTTCGTCCTCGCCCTGCCGTTCTTCGTGCTGCTGCTGCGCTGGCTGGACGTCGTCGGGTACGACGCCGTCGTCGGCCTGTCCGTGGCGGAGGCGCTGTTCGTGGCCGCGCTCGGCGCCGGGCTGGCCCGGACCTCCCGGCTGCGCGGGTGGCCGGTGTGGGGGGCCTGCCTGTGGGTGGCCGAGGAGTGGGCGCGCGACCGGGTGCCGTTCGGCGGCTTCCCCTGGGGCCGGCTGGCCTTCGCCAACACCCACTCGCCGTTCACCCCGCTCGCCGCGCTGGGCGGCGCCCCGCTGGTGAGCTTCGCGGTGGCCCTCGCCGGCGGTCTGCTCGCCTTCGCGGGACTCACCGTGTGGCGGCGGCGCGGCACCGGCGGCCCGCTCGCGGTGAAGGCGCTGCTGCCTGCGGTGGAGGCGACGGCGCTGGCCGGGGCCGTGATCCTGGCCGGGTACGCGGTGCCGGTCCCGACCAAGGCCGACGACACGGTGAACATCGCCGTCGTCCAGGGCGACGTCCAGAAGCCCGGCATGGACTTCCTCGGCCGCCCGATGCTGATCCTCAACAACCACGTCAACGCCACCCTGCGGCTGGCGAAGGACGTGAAGGAGGGGCGGGCGAAGAAGCCCGACCTCGTCATCTGGCCGGAGAACTCGTCCGACCTCGACCCGTTCCGGGTCAAGGAGGCGTACGACCGCATCGACCTGGCGGTGAAGACGATCGGGGTGCCGGTGCTCGTCGGCGCCCTCGTCGACCACCCCACCAAGCCGGGCTACGTCTTCAACCAGGGCATCGTCTGGGACCCGAAGTCCGGCCCCGGCGCCTCGTACACCAAGCAGCACCCGGTGCCGTTCGGCGAGTACGTGCCGTTCCGCGAGCAGCTCAGCAAGGTCATCACCCGGCTGCAGCGGGTGCCCCGCGACTTCTACCCCGGCGACCACACCGGGGTCATGAACGTCGGCCCGGCCCGGCTCGGTGACGTCATCTGCTTCGAGATCGCCTACGACGAGATCGTCCGGAAGACCGTGAACGCCGGGGCCCGCGCCCTGGTGGTGCAGACCAACAACGCCACCTTCGGCCACTCCGACCAGCCCGAGCAGCAGCTCGCCATGAGCCGGCTGCGCGCCGTCGAACACGGCCGGGCCGTGGTCACCGCCGCCACCAGCGGCATCAGCGCGGTCGTCGGCCCGGACGGCTCGGTGCTGCGGCGCGCGCCCGAGTTCACCCGCGAGGTCATCACCACGTCGATCCCGCTCCGGGACGGCAAAACGCTCGCGGACCGTGCGGGTGCGGCGCCCGAATGGACGCTCGCTATGGTGGGCCTTCTCTCCTGGGCGGCCGCGCTGCTGATCGGTCGTCGGGGACGAGTGGTGGAGTCCCCGGACAAGTCGGACAAGAAGGGCCAGCAGTGA
- a CDS encoding polyprenol monophosphomannose synthase: protein MNDGGQRRYGPLGTTLVIIPTYNEAENIKPIVGRVRAAVPEAHVLVADDNSPDGTGKLADELAEDDDHVHVLHREGKEGLGAAYLAGFRWGLEQGYGVLVEMDADGSHQPEELPRLLTALKNADLALGSRWVPGGRVVNWPKSREFLSRGGSTYSRLMLDVRLRDITGGYRAFRRETLEGLGMEEVASQGYCFQVDLAWRAVKAGFHVVEVPITFVERERGDSKMSRDIVAEALWRVTSWGVGARVGKALGR, encoded by the coding sequence GTGAACGACGGCGGTCAGCGGAGATACGGTCCGCTCGGCACGACCTTGGTGATCATCCCGACCTACAACGAGGCGGAGAACATCAAGCCCATCGTCGGCCGGGTGCGGGCCGCCGTCCCGGAGGCGCACGTGCTCGTCGCCGACGACAACAGCCCGGACGGCACCGGCAAGCTCGCGGACGAGCTGGCCGAGGACGACGACCACGTCCACGTTCTGCACCGCGAGGGCAAGGAGGGTCTGGGCGCCGCCTACCTGGCGGGCTTCCGCTGGGGCCTGGAGCAGGGCTACGGCGTCCTGGTGGAGATGGACGCGGACGGCTCCCACCAGCCCGAGGAACTGCCCCGGCTGCTCACCGCCCTCAAGAACGCCGACCTGGCGCTCGGCTCCCGCTGGGTCCCCGGCGGCCGCGTCGTGAACTGGCCCAAGTCCCGCGAGTTCCTCTCCCGCGGCGGCTCCACCTACTCCCGGCTGATGCTCGACGTCCGCCTGCGCGACATCACCGGCGGCTACCGCGCCTTCCGGCGCGAGACGCTGGAGGGACTGGGCATGGAGGAGGTGGCCTCCCAGGGCTACTGCTTCCAGGTCGATCTCGCGTGGCGGGCGGTGAAGGCGGGCTTCCACGTGGTGGAGGTGCCGATCACGTTCGTGGAGCGGGAGCGGGGCGACTCCAAGATGAGTCGCGATATCGTGGCGGAGGCGTTGTGGCGGGTGACGTCGTGGGGGGTCGGGGCGCGGGTGGGTAAGGCGCTCGGGCGGTAG
- the fxsA gene encoding FxsA family membrane protein, whose product MTFGTPQQPKRRSPRKLLPLAIAAWAVLEIWLLILVADAAGGLAVFALLAGGVVLGSYVIKRAGRRAWQRLTRSMQAAGAQGAAPEAEGGGNGLTMLGGLLLMVPGLLSDAAGLLCLFPPTRALIRKTAARRIERAAGAANPLGDAMRQARMHRPDGKVVQGEVIREDQPPAPRADDPQLPR is encoded by the coding sequence ATGACGTTCGGAACGCCGCAGCAACCCAAGCGCCGCTCGCCGCGCAAACTCCTCCCCCTCGCCATCGCCGCCTGGGCCGTCCTGGAGATCTGGCTCCTGATCCTGGTCGCGGACGCCGCCGGCGGCCTCGCCGTCTTCGCGCTGCTCGCCGGAGGAGTCGTCCTCGGCTCGTACGTCATCAAGCGGGCCGGCCGCCGCGCCTGGCAGCGGCTGACGCGGTCGATGCAGGCCGCGGGCGCGCAGGGGGCCGCGCCGGAGGCGGAAGGCGGGGGCAACGGCCTGACCATGCTCGGGGGCCTGCTGCTGATGGTGCCGGGCCTGCTCTCGGACGCGGCCGGGCTGCTGTGCCTGTTCCCGCCCACCCGGGCGCTGATCCGGAAGACGGCCGCCCGCCGGATCGAGCGCGCCGCGGGCGCGGCGAACCCGCTGGGCGACGCCATGCGGCAGGCGCGGATGCACCGCCCCGACGGCAAGGTCGTCCAGGGCGAGGTCATACGGGAGGACCAGCCGCCGGCTCCCCGCGCGGACGACCCGCAGCTGCCGCGCTGA
- a CDS encoding RNA polymerase-binding protein RbpA gives MSERALRGTRLVVTSYETDRGIDLAPRQAVEYACPNGHRFEMPFSVEAEIPPEWECKACGAVALLVDGDGPEEKKGKPARTHWDMLMERRTREELEEVLAERLAVLRSGAMNIAVHPRDTRKSA, from the coding sequence ATGAGTGAGCGAGCTCTCCGCGGCACGCGACTTGTGGTGACCAGCTACGAGACCGACCGCGGCATCGATCTGGCCCCGCGCCAGGCGGTGGAGTACGCATGCCCGAACGGCCATCGATTCGAGATGCCGTTCTCTGTAGAGGCGGAGATTCCGCCGGAGTGGGAGTGCAAGGCCTGCGGCGCCGTGGCACTTCTGGTGGACGGCGACGGACCCGAGGAGAAGAAGGGCAAGCCCGCGCGTACGCACTGGGACATGCTCATGGAGCGGCGCACCCGCGAGGAGCTGGAGGAAGTGCTGGCCGAGAGGCTGGCGGTCCTGCGTTCCGGCGCCATGAACATCGCCGTGCATCCGCGGGACACCCGCAAGTCGGCCTGA